One ANME-2 cluster archaeon genomic region harbors:
- a CDS encoding antitoxin family protein, giving the protein MTKAIEVVYEDNVFKPIGPVEGLREHERMVAIFSRRPSKKGLREVAGTMTHDEAMAMQKLIDEEFEKIEGEW; this is encoded by the coding sequence ATGACAAAGGCTATAGAAGTTGTTTATGAGGATAACGTTTTTAAGCCTATTGGCCCAGTTGAAGGTCTTAGGGAACATGAAAGGATGGTAGCGATTTTTTCTCGGCGTCCTTCCAAAAAAGGTTTGCGTGAAGTAGCTGGAACAATGACACATGACGAAGCTATGGCAATGCAGAAACTTATTGATGAGGAGTTCGAAAAAATTGAAGGCGAGTGGTAG